From Zea mays cultivar B73 chromosome 3, Zm-B73-REFERENCE-NAM-5.0, whole genome shotgun sequence:
cgaagaatttggagattgagaggctaaactagaactagactagaactattcctaatgcgtaaggtaaaaacgagaaatagacttgatttgttcgattgttggggagttcaatcggccgtagcccttcatcgatataaaggggaggtctggatccgcttccaacagatttccgagttaatcccgcggttttaggtaacaaatcccgcgagaaactagaaatcctaactgactctgcgcacgcgcagaccgtccgcgccatcaccgcggactgtccggaccgcggatcgtccggccttccggcctcagggccggactgtccgcgctgctCTTTTTGGTCTCCAACACTTACACAACTGCTATCTGTCATGGATAAGCTTGCCTGCCGCTCACGTACGTCGCCAGGACATGCCCCGGCAAATCGCTGGAGAATTCGTCCCACGATGTAGAAGGTACCACCACAAAATCGGCGTATTTCCCTTCAGAAAGGCTGCCCACGGCGTGGTCCAGGAAGCAGGCGTAGGCAGCAGACATCGTGTGCCTGTGTGTTCGAGGACGATTCATCAGCAGGGGGGAACGATCTGAAGAGCTtggcgttgcaacgcacgggttagAGACTTACGCTTTCAGTGATTCATCCAGGGTCAAGCGCTCCGCAGGGATCCAGGGGACCTCCCATCCAGGAGGCTTGCGGAACACTGCGGATCGGATAGCTTGCAAGGGGTTGATGTCTGAAATCTGAAAAAACAGTAACAGTATACCAGGTGGCTGAATATTACGGCAACTAAAAACAGAGTTTGGTTACTGGAAGCATCTGCAGAATTATCGTACAGGCCAGTCAGAACCAAAAGCTAGCTGCGCACCGCCATCTAACAGTGATCGAAATGTGTAGGAGCTTCGCTCAGACCTTTCCACCCCAATCTTGCTCCAAGCATGGTCGGCATCATCTAGTAGATGATCTGGCTGTCAACAGTAAAGCAGATACTTCAGAACTGGaagttttttttataaaaaaggaATTCAGAAGCGGGACATTTCAATTCACAATCTGCTCTGCAAAGCATAAAGACGAATATACAGTAGCAATGGAACAGAATAGTTGACCTGCACGGATGCAATGGTACCATGCTTGCCAAAGCGGTTTGCTGCACCTGGAGCCAGATGTTGGGCATGTTCGATCTGATTCCAAATGCAGATATTCAATTCAGATTCTACTAAACAGAGTGAGTCTGTTCCAAGATAAACAAATAAATACTAAGCATAGTCCGAGGGAAAGAAACAATTCTGAAGTAGCTATAGAGCATACCCGGAATCTACGGTCCTTCGCTCCATTTAAATCAACAATCTTGTCAACCATATCCAGTAGTATGTCATTAGCTTTATCCCCAATTGCATGTATGGCAACCTGAAGAAAAgaacatttttttaaaaaaaaatctaaAATAACGATATTTAAATTGAAACTGAAGGATAGAGAGTATATCAAAATGAAAAATGTCTACCTGGAGTCCAGATTTGTCAGATTCTAGTGTTCTATTAAGTAGGCTGTCTAAATCTGTCATTTGGAGACCATAATTATCCGGATCACCCTCATAAGGCTGTAAAGATCATTCAGCAACTtaaaacaaaataaaaagaaGTTTAAAGGCTACTACAAGCCTACAAGAAGGATGGATAAACTATTAACCTCATGGAACAACGCGCTTGAAGAACCCAGAGACCCATCAAGGAAAGCTTTAACACCACCTAGATGGATCCACTGACTTAGCGATCGACCATGTTCACTAATAAGATCCTAAAAGCAACAAATGTAACATAAATTAAACAAATAACACAGAAGAGGTAGTCACACTTCCAGAAGCAAACTTACGGAAACACGAGACCATGTGGGCATTGGGAAGAATAAGCATACTCTCAAAATCATTTTTCCATAGAGTGAGCCCATTTATAGATTTCTGTAGTGGTATCAATACTTGTGTCAGTATGCCAGGAGTACAAATAAGGTCATAGATAAAAACAAGACAAGTGAATCCTTCTAATTCTTGTCCATGCAATGCAAGCGAAGGTATTACAGAATACCTGCAAAATCTTGCCACGTTTTCTCAGCTGAGGCCCCAGGGAAGTAACTTCCAACATCAACAACAGTAGTCACTCCCCTCATTAGGGCATGTCTACTTGCTCTAAGAAGAGCCTCTCTTCTTTCATGGTTAGAAACATTTTGAATGACATCAAATATGGGTTTCATAGCAGTATTAACTAGAAGACCAGTAGGCTCTACAAGTAATAACAGAGGCCAGATAGTTGGTCATTCCTAACCACAAGATTCAATGAACCTTTGCAGTACCATAAGGCATAAAGTACAAGAATATTGTTACAAACTGTATACAAAGCTTATGATTAGGTCCTTCTGATCATTGTAGCTACTTATTAGATCAACGGATGAGCTACCATGCAGTTTGCTTTCAAGTTTCTTGATTTATTTTTACATCGAGAACATATCTATGTTTAAAAGTAAATAGCTTTCAAATGCTCACTGAAGTGATTGAGTTTGGTTCAAGTGCACTTCACTGATTAAGTTACAATCAGAGGGCTAAGACCCATGTTAATTAGTTGTGTTACCTCCTTCAGTTGTTCGTATGATAGTTCCACCAATTGGATCGTTTGTGTTTTTGTCAATCCCAGCAATCTTCATAGCTAATGAGTTGGCTACTCCCATATGACCATCCATGCGAGAGAGCCAGACCTGCATTCGAAACAAGTCACTTGCTATCCCTGTTATCATGGATTCTCAAAAAACACGGTACAAAGAACAAGTTTGAAAACACACTGGATTATCAGGTGAGATATCATCCAGCCAAACAGCAGCCGGGAGACCATCTCCCCCAAAATCATCATTCCAACCTCCGCCCAAGATCCACTGCCCAGGTTGCTTATCTGTTAGGAAAATAGATCTTAGTAATATTGGTAGAAAGCTTTTGGCAACACTAACCCGTTAACTTGATAAAACAGAAGCAGTTAGATACTAACCAAACTTATGTTGGGAGCATGATATACAGAAACGGGCATTCGAATAGATTGCCATACCCAAGCAGAACATATTGCATAGTGTCTATTCAAACGTAGAATTGGAGAACACCAAGCAGAGCATAACTCTGACAAAGAATCTACTCTTGTTTATTTGGATATTGTTACTACACAGAATGAGATGATTCAGAACTGAATTTGGGCATAGGTAACCGAACCTGTCTTTGCATCACAGCAGTAGTTTGTGGCAGGAAAATGCATTGGAACAAAATACTAGCACACTACCTCTGACAGCTTCCTTGACCCTGGCAACCAAGTCATCTTTGCTTCTGACCCCACGAAGTGGCACCCTCGCTAGCTGCAGAGTATCAGAGAGTAGCATTAGGAAGCTAGCGCATGCTGAAAAACAGTTTACATACTGCAACATAATTGTAGCAGTAGTGTACAGTAGTAACCTGTCGATCATGCCAATTTCTAACTAGTAGTAGTAGTCCTACCTGCAATCCACCGTCTATGAAGTGAACATGGGAGTCGATGAACCCCGGCAGCACCACGTTCCCACTGAGATTCAGCTCACGAGTGCGAGGGCCCTTGAGCTCCTGCAAGCAACACACAGCATACAGGGCAGGGTATCAGATGGAGGAAGGGGCAGAGCGAAACGTCGACGCGACCTTGACGGACTCGTAGGTCCCGACGCGGAGCACGCGGCCGCCGCGGACGGACATGGCGTCGGCGAAGGGTCGGGCGGGGTCCGCGGTGTAGATGGTGCCGTTGGCCAGCACCATGTCGGCGAAGCGGTCCCGCGGCGGCGTCCCTGCGAATGGGAGGAGAGGCGGACGGGTCAGCCTTTGGCGTCGCGCGCGAGGGGAACAGAAGAGAGGAGAGGGCTGCGTAACGTACGTGGGAAGGGGAGGAGGACGGTGGCGGTGGCTATGGCGACGGCCGCCACGACGAGAGCGCTCTGGGCGGCCGATGGCAATGGCATGGTTG
This genomic window contains:
- the LOC100383761 gene encoding uncharacterized protein LOC100383761, translated to MGSLYGKMILRVCLFFPMPTWSRVSDLISEHGRSLSQWIHLGGVKAFLDGSLGSSSALFHEPYEGDPDNYGLQMTDLDSLLNRTLESDKSGLQVAIHAIGDKANDILLDMVDKIVDLNGAKDRRFRIEHAQHLAPGAANRFGKHGTIASVQPDHLLDDADHAWSKIGVERSERSSYTFRSLLDGGAQLAFGSDWPISDINPLQAIRSAVFRKPPGWEVPWIPAERLTLDESLKAHTMSAAYACFLDHAVGSLSEGKYADFVVVPSTSWDEFSSDLPGHVLATYVSGRQAYP